The genomic stretch GCGCCAGCACCGCGCTCGAGTCGAGCCCGCCGCTCAGCGCGCAGGCATACGAGACCTCCTCCGGGATGCGCACGCGCACGGCGTCCTCGAGCGCGGCGCGCAGGCCGGCCAACGGCTCGCGATGCTCGCTCGTGTCCGCCGCGCCCATGGCGCCCGGCCAGGTCTCGGCACGCTGCACCCGCACGCCGGCATGGTCGACCATCACCAGCCCACCCGCCGGCACGGGCGAGACCCCCGCGAAGAGCGTGCGCCCCGGCGGCGGGTACTGCAGCGCGGCCGACTGCTGCAGCGCCTGCACGTCCCAGCGCGCCGACAAGCCCGCCGCAAACAGGGCGCGCGCCGTGCTGGCCAGCATCACCCTAGAGCCGTGCGAGGCGAGCAGCAGCGGCCGCACACCATCCGGGTCGCGCGCGCCCAAGAGACGGCGCCGCTCGCTGTCGTAGAGCACGAAGGCGTACTCCCCACGCAGGTGACGCGTGAGCCCCGCGCCCTCGTCCTCGTAGAAGTGCACCAGCAGCTCGGCGTCGCAGCGCGTGCGCAGCACGTGCCCCCGCGCGCGCAGCTCGGCGCGCAGCCGCTCGGCGCCGTAGAGCTCGCCGTTGAGCATGGCGCACACCGTCCCGCGCTCGTTCCAGATGGGCTGCGCGCCGCCCGCAACGTCCACCACGGCCAGCCGCGTGTGGCCCAGCGCCACGTCCCCAGCCGGACTCAGCCAGTGCTGCCGCCCGTCAGGCCCGCGCTCACGCAGGGCGTCGAGCGCCTGCTCCACCACGCTCTGCTCGATGGGCGCTACCGAATCGACCAACGCGATCAGGCCGCACATGCCGCTCCGCCGCACGCCAGCATGGGCTTCCGCAGGTGGTCGCTCACGTCGCCGAGCCCGGCCGAGTCAGCCGCCAGGAGCGCACCGAACTCTTCGAACGAGTGCAGCGCGCCGAGCCACCGGCACACATCGAGGCTCGCATCCGCCAACCGCTCGGCGGCCAGCGCGAACGGCGCATAGGACACGCCCCGCACGCAGAGGTCCCGCTGCGCCCACAGCCCGAAGCTGGCGGGCACGCGCGTGGCCGGACGGCTCTTCAGCACCAGCGTGCCGAACGGGCACACCGCGCGCGCCAGCTGGTCCAAGCGCTCGGCCTCCGCGCGCGTCTCCACACCGACATCGAAGGACTCGCCTGCGGGAGGCCGCTCCGCCAGCACCACGTGCGCGTAGCCCTCGCTGCGCAGCACGTGTTCGGTGAGCGTGGCCACGCGCCCGCTGCCCATGATCAGCACGCGGGCGTCGCGCGGAAGACCCATGCACGCCACGCCGAGCGCCGCCGCGTAGGGCTCGAGGAACGCCGCCCGGCGCGCGTCCGTGACGCCCGGCAGCGGGACACACGCGGACAGCGGCAAGACCACCTCTTCGGTGAACACGCCGTCACGCCCCACGCCGAGCATCTGCGCCTGTGGGCAGTGATGTGGCCGTCCCGCGTGGCAGGCCTCGCAGCGCGCGCAGCCCACGAAGGGGTGAAATGCCACCAGCGTCCCCTCCGCGAGAGCGCGCCGCAGCGCGTCCCCGGCACGCTACCCGGGCTCAGCTCCAGCAGCACGCCGGACGCCTCGTGACCCAGCACCGTGGAAGGCTCACACCCCAGCTCACCGCGTGCCGCGTACACATCGGTGCGGCACAGCCCCGCGACGAGCAGACGCACGCGGGCCCAGCCCGGCACGCTGGGCAGCGTGGGGCGTGCCCGCCTCACGAGCGCGGCGCCAGCGCGAGTCCGCACCAGCGCCCGCATCGTGTCTCCGGTCGTGGCCACCTGGGCTTCGTGCCCGGAGACGGGGTGAGCCGTCAAGTCATCCTGGGCGCAGCACCCGCACGCCCTGCCCCAGATCCTCCCAGCGCTCGCCGCCGCGCTGGTTGGCGAGCCAGGTCTCGAGACGCTCGCGGTGCGCGTCGGCCATCGCGCTGAAGCGCAGCGCGCTGCGTCGCCAGCCGCTCGCCTCAGCAGGCTCGTCCACGCGCTGCTCGTCGTAGACCACCTGCGCCAGGCCCCAGACGGGGTCGGCATCCAGCCGCCCGTGGTGGTCCGGCAGGCGGATCTCCAGCTGCACGGGGCCGGCAGGGGGCGCCGCGGTGGACGGACGCTCCAGCAGGATGCCGCCCGAGGAGAGGTTCATCACGAAGGACGAGTAGGTCGCCTCGCCCACGATCTCGCGGACGAACAGACCCACCTCGACTCGCTTTTCTTGTCGACGATCGTTCACGCACACAGTGTGCGTACATGTAGGACAACGAAGCAAATTACGGGAGAACGCGGGCAGAACTCCGAGGGCAGGCTGCTATACCTCGCGCGTGCTTCGTTCCATCCGCTCCGTGACGTGTGCGGCGCTGCTCGTGCTCACGTCGGTTCCGAGCTGCGCAACCGGCGGCGCGTCCGGGAGCGGCGCTGGCGTGCGCGCGCCGGGCAGCGACCCCTCGCGGTCGGCCCCCGCCTACACACCGGAGTTCAGCTGGTTCGTGCGCCCGCTGCCCACGCAGGGCACCGTGGAGCTGGCGCTGTACATCGACGCCGGCTCGCGCGACGCGGCTCCTGTGCAGGTGGCTGCGCTCGCGGCGCACGCGCTCGCGGCCCGCTTCGACGAGGACGCTGGCCAGCCGCCCGTGCGTGCGCAAGTGACGCCCGACGCGAGCGCGTTCGTGCTCACCTGCGCGGCGGAGCAGCTCTTGGCCTGCGCACGGCGCCTGACCACCGTGCTGCACCCCGCCCCTCTCTCGGCCAGCGAGCTCACCGCCGCCCATGTGCAGCTGCGCGAGGCACGCGCCGGGGCGCACGCCGACGCCACGCGCTCGGCCGAGGCGGCCGCGCTGCGCGCGCTGCTGGGCACCGAGGCGAGCGGGCTCTTCCCGCTGGGAGAGGCAGAGCACGACGTGGACGCCAGCGCTGCCGTGGTCCAGGCCTTCGTGGACGCGCACTACGGCAGCCAGCGCGCGCTCTTGCTGGCAGAGGGCGACGTGGACGCGCACGCGCTGGACGCGCTGGGCCTCGAGCTGCGCGAAGCCCCGGCCGCCCCGCGCCAGCGCGAGAGCCGCCAGCTCCCGGACGGTGGCGGCGTGGCCGTGGAGGTGGCCCACGAGAGTGCGGCCTCCGTGGCGCTCCGCGCGCGCAGCCTCGAGCACGCGCGTGCCATCGTGCACCTGCTGCGTGACCCGGCGTTCCTGACCAACACGCCGCTGCCCCCGCTCGACCTCGCGGC from Sandaracinaceae bacterium encodes the following:
- a CDS encoding alcohol dehydrogenase catalytic domain-containing protein; this translates as MGCARCEACHAGRPHHCPQAQMLGVGRDGVFTEEVVLPLSACVPLPGVTDARRAAFLEPYAAALGVACMGLPRDARVLIMGSGRVATLTEHVLRSEGYAHVVLAERPPAGESFDVGVETRAEAERLDQLARAVCPFGTLVLKSRPATRVPASFGLWAQRDLCVRGVSYAPFALAAERLADASLDVCRWLGALHSFEEFGALLAADSAGLGDVSDHLRKPMLACGGAACAA
- a CDS encoding PilZ domain-containing protein, with amino-acid sequence MNDRRQEKRVEVGLFVREIVGEATYSSFVMNLSSGGILLERPSTAAPPAGPVQLEIRLPDHHGRLDADPVWGLAQVVYDEQRVDEPAEASGWRRSALRFSAMADAHRERLETWLANQRGGERWEDLGQGVRVLRPG